The nucleotide window CTGCGCGACGTCTATCAAGTGGTGGGCGCCTATTACGGAGATTTGCTGCGGAACCACCAGGGGCATTTCGAGCCGGCCAGCCGGCGCCGGGCTACGGCCTGTGCGGTGCTGAGCCTTCCGCTGCACCTGGTAGGCCTCCCCATCACCGGGATGATCTATCGCCGCCTGCGGGTGAGAGGTGCGGTGCGCGGGCTCCGGAAGGATCTGGCACGCTGGGCGGAAGCGCTGGACGCCGCGCGGCGCGCGGAGAGGGAGGAGGCTGCCGGCGCCTCCGTCGAGGCAGTCTGAGACGGCACGCGCGAGTTCGTGATGCGGAACATCCCCGACCGGTGTTCCGTGGTCCAACCCCCCCGGTCGGAAACAAAGACGCCGGAAGAGGCAACCGGCGGTTGCATGGTTGACGGGTGCTCCGGGCTTTCGCCGGGAGCCACGTAAAAGGAGTCGATTCCATGAGCCAGACGGCGGTTCTCCGGGAAGCGAAGGAGAAGAGGAAGCGCGGTACGGCAAGTGAGCCGGCTCGCGCCATCAGTTTCGAGAAGCCATCGGCCCCGCTGGTCCGCCTCGCGGCCAGGCCGCGCAGCGCCTTCACGCGAGGGGTCCGAAGCGTCTTCGGCACCGCCACGCATCACCTGGCCGACGCGGCCTGGACCATGTTCCAAACCGCCAACCGCATGGTCCCCTCCGGACGGCTGCACCCTAAATGGGCCCCGGCCCCGCTGCTGAAGAGCAACGAGCGCACCAAGCCGCCCCTCGGCTTTCCGCGCGACACCGATTCCCTGTGCCCCAAGTGCGTCCTGGAGGTGCGGGCCGCCATCGTGGAGGGACGGGAGGACTGGCAGGTCCTGATCCAGGGTAAGCCGGGCGAGATCAAGGCCCGCATCGTGGAGCGCGACGGCCAGATCTACATGGAGAAGGACTGCCCGCGGCACGGCCACTTCGAGGACCTGATGGCAATGGACGCCGAGTTCCTGCGCCGCATGGAGCGGCTCTACCCCGGCCGCGACTTCCGCATGGCGAAGGACGACCTGCACAACCATGGGACGTCCTCGATCCAGTTCGGCCGGGGCGCCGTGCTCACCGTGGATCTGACCAACCGCTGCAACATGATGTGCAATCCCTGCTTCATGGACGCCAACCAGGTGGGCTACGTCCACGAGCTGACCTGGGAGGACATCAAGGAGATCCTGGACAACGCCATCAGCATCAAGCCGCGCCGCCAGCTGTCGGTCCAGTTCTCGGGCGGCGAGCCGACGATCTCCCCTTACTTCCTGGATGCCGTGGCCTACGCCAAGAAGCTCGGCTACCAGTCCACCCAGGCCGCCTCCAACGGCATCCGCTTCGCCCAGGAGCCGGAGTTCGCCCGCAAGGCCAAACAGGCCGGGCTGCGGCTGGTCTACCTGCAGTTCGACGGGGTGGGCAACGAGAACAACCAGCATCGCAAGGTCGGCAACTTGTACGACGTGAAGCTGCGCGCCCTGGAGAACCTCAAGGCGGCGGGCGTCGACGTGACGCTGGTCGTGACCGTGGTGAACTCCGTGAACAACCATCAGGTGGGGCCGATCGTCAAGTTCGCCATCGAGAACATCGACAAGATCAACGCCGTCTCCTTCCAGCCGGTGTCGTTCACCGGCCGCGACGACGAGATCCCCGACGAGGACCGGGCGCGCCAGCGCTACACGCTGTCGCACCTGGCGCACGACGTGAAGGAGCAGCTGGGGATCACGGAGCCGCTGCGCGACTGGTATCCGCTCTCCGCCTCCGGCCCCTTTTCCGATCTCAAGGACCAGCTGGACGGGGTGGAGGCGCAGTTCGGATCGCTGAAGTGCGGCTGCCACCCGAATTGCGGCGTGGGCACCATGCTCCTGGTCAATCAGGCCTCCAAGGAGGTCATGCCGATCCCGCAGCTGCTCGACACCGACCAGCTGCTGGAGGATCTGAAGGCGGTCAATGACTCCGGCCGCGGCAAGTTTCTCACCGTGGCCCAGGTGGCCCTTTCGGTGCTGCGCAACTACCGCTTCCAGGAGTCGCCCGAGGGACTCGGCTTCTGGCGCGTGCTGAAGATCATCGACGGGCACAACGGCGGCCGCCTCAACCTGGCCGAGAAGCCGCGCTACGACTGGCGCATCATGATGGTCGCGGGGATGTGGTTCCAGGACCTGTTCAACTACGACTTCCGGCGCACCGAGATGTGCATCATCCCGTACGCCACGCAGATGGGCGAGATTTCCTTCTGCGCCTACAACACCGGGGTGGGGTGGCGGCAGATCGTCGAGCACGTGCACCAGACCGCGACGACTGCCGACTGGTTCGCCCGCAAGGGACGCCACGCGGTCTATGCGGGCGGCCGGAGCGTCCCCCTGCCCGAGGCGGCGGCCTCCGCCGCGCCGCTGCCCACCGC belongs to Candidatus Polarisedimenticolia bacterium and includes:
- a CDS encoding radical SAM protein translates to MSQTAVLREAKEKRKRGTASEPARAISFEKPSAPLVRLAARPRSAFTRGVRSVFGTATHHLADAAWTMFQTANRMVPSGRLHPKWAPAPLLKSNERTKPPLGFPRDTDSLCPKCVLEVRAAIVEGREDWQVLIQGKPGEIKARIVERDGQIYMEKDCPRHGHFEDLMAMDAEFLRRMERLYPGRDFRMAKDDLHNHGTSSIQFGRGAVLTVDLTNRCNMMCNPCFMDANQVGYVHELTWEDIKEILDNAISIKPRRQLSVQFSGGEPTISPYFLDAVAYAKKLGYQSTQAASNGIRFAQEPEFARKAKQAGLRLVYLQFDGVGNENNQHRKVGNLYDVKLRALENLKAAGVDVTLVVTVVNSVNNHQVGPIVKFAIENIDKINAVSFQPVSFTGRDDEIPDEDRARQRYTLSHLAHDVKEQLGITEPLRDWYPLSASGPFSDLKDQLDGVEAQFGSLKCGCHPNCGVGTMLLVNQASKEVMPIPQLLDTDQLLEDLKAVNDSGRGKFLTVAQVALSVLRNYRFQESPEGLGFWRVLKIIDGHNGGRLNLAEKPRYDWRIMMVAGMWFQDLFNYDFRRTEMCIIPYATQMGEISFCAYNTGVGWRQIVEHVHQTATTADWFARKGRHAVYAGGRSVPLPEAAASAAPLPTATSVAVPGLRVLPATGAQPAAMTAGGCGCH